The following coding sequences lie in one Deltaproteobacteria bacterium genomic window:
- a CDS encoding Rne/Rng family ribonuclease encodes MPSELVINTRPHETRVALVENGVVAELYIERKTGQELMGNIYRGKVVRVLPGMQAAFVDIGLERSAFLYVSDVYKDFLDIERSMLQGDGFNEESPHQDPLHKASDTLAGISFNIEDLLCEGQDIMVQIAKEPIGTKGARLTSHISLPGRHLVLMPTVNHVGVSRRIEDQEERERLRRLVHEIRPNHLGFIVRTVSEGADRKKLKSEMDFLLKLWADIQERMSKQTAPGLIYKDLSISLRAVRDLFTYEVDRLIIDSREEYDAVMDFIETFAPRLRYSVELYEGEEPVFDSFGIEMEISRALEKKIWLKSGGYIVIELTEALTAVDVNTGSYVGKRNLEETILKTNLEAVKEIAYQLRLRNIGGLIVIDFIDMEKPTDREKVFMALKGALSKDKAKTHILKMSELGLIEMTRKRTRENLNRLLTEPCWYCEGRGVLKSKRTICYEIFRDLERENTCRELGDKIVVEVNPEIDHVLKEEEQESILDLERRLGRRIVILPRDHLHMEQYEISD; translated from the coding sequence ATGCCCAGTGAACTCGTAATCAATACAAGACCCCATGAAACTCGGGTCGCCCTTGTGGAAAACGGGGTCGTGGCCGAACTTTACATCGAAAGAAAGACCGGCCAGGAACTCATGGGAAATATCTACCGGGGAAAGGTGGTCCGGGTCTTGCCGGGAATGCAGGCCGCCTTCGTGGATATCGGGCTGGAGCGAAGTGCCTTCCTTTACGTGTCAGACGTATACAAGGATTTCCTCGACATCGAACGGAGCATGCTCCAGGGTGATGGATTCAACGAGGAATCCCCTCACCAGGATCCCCTCCACAAGGCCTCTGATACCCTGGCCGGTATCTCCTTCAACATCGAGGATCTTCTTTGTGAAGGGCAGGACATCATGGTCCAAATAGCCAAGGAGCCCATCGGAACAAAGGGGGCCAGACTTACCTCTCACATCTCCCTTCCCGGCAGGCACCTCGTCTTGATGCCTACGGTCAACCACGTGGGGGTTTCCAGGCGGATCGAAGACCAGGAGGAAAGGGAAAGACTCAGGCGTCTCGTACATGAAATCCGTCCCAACCATCTCGGATTTATCGTCAGGACGGTCAGCGAGGGTGCCGACCGGAAGAAATTGAAATCCGAAATGGACTTCCTCTTGAAACTCTGGGCAGATATCCAGGAAAGGATGTCGAAACAGACCGCTCCCGGCTTGATTTACAAGGATTTGTCCATTTCCCTGAGGGCCGTGAGGGACCTGTTCACTTACGAGGTAGATCGATTGATCATCGATTCCAGGGAGGAGTACGATGCCGTCATGGACTTCATTGAGACCTTCGCCCCAAGGCTGAGGTATTCAGTGGAGCTATACGAGGGAGAGGAGCCCGTGTTTGACTCCTTCGGCATAGAAATGGAGATCTCTCGGGCACTTGAAAAGAAAATATGGTTGAAATCAGGAGGATATATCGTAATTGAATTGACGGAGGCCCTCACGGCCGTCGATGTGAATACCGGGAGCTACGTGGGGAAAAGGAACCTGGAAGAGACCATCCTGAAGACGAACCTCGAGGCGGTGAAAGAAATCGCCTATCAATTGCGGTTGAGGAATATCGGTGGATTGATCGTGATTGATTTCATCGACATGGAAAAGCCCACGGATCGGGAGAAGGTCTTCATGGCTTTGAAGGGGGCCTTGAGCAAGGACAAGGCCAAGACCCATATCCTCAAAATGTCGGAGCTGGGGCTGATCGAAATGACCCGGAAACGGACCCGTGAAAACCTGAATCGACTGCTCACCGAGCCCTGCTGGTATTGCGAAGGAAGGGGGGTGCTGAAATCCAAGCGGACGATTTGTTATGAGATATTTCGGGACCTGGAACGTGAGAATACGTGCCGGGAGCTTGGTGACAAGATCGTGGTGGAGGTGAATCCGGAGATCGACCATGTTCTCAAGGAAGAGGAGCAGGAATCGATCCTGGATCTCGAAAGGCGGCTTGGCAGGCGGATCGTTATCCTCCCCAGGGATCACCTCCATATGGAACAATACGAAATCAGTGACTGA